One Gemmatimonadota bacterium genomic window carries:
- a CDS encoding M20/M25/M40 family metallo-hydrolase, with protein sequence MRFGSLILSMTVAGSAAAQTTSQQQIRRYREQHEVAIVRELADLLALRNVATSLPDIRANARMLVAMLARRGVAARILEAGDAPPAVYGELLTPGATKTVVFYAHYDGQPVDSSRWTGNPWTPVLRSGTKELSLAGTNGRFDPESRIFARSASDDKSPIVAMLTALDALAANQIPRSVNLKFFLEGEEEAGSVNLRAILSKYRDLLKADFWIFGDGPVHQSGAAQAVFGVRGVIGANLTIYGPARPLHSGHYGNWAPNPNALMVQLLASMRDSESRINIPGFYDDVAPLTDADRAAFRSMPAVEEQLAGELRLGRTEGAPASLAEQLALPALNLSGLSGGRATGGGANVIVAESDAYLDFRLVPNQTPARVRRLVEDHFRRQGFQVVEAAPDSATRRRYPKIIRVVWSGGYGAARTGLEIPGGRALLAAADQALGHPIIRVPTLGGSLPLFDFVDLLGVPFAILPIVNHDNNQHAENENLRLQNLWDGIELYGGVLANMGREWRLVP encoded by the coding sequence GTGCGGTTCGGCTCCCTGATTCTCTCGATGACCGTCGCCGGGTCGGCGGCTGCCCAGACCACCAGCCAGCAGCAAATCCGGCGATACCGGGAACAGCATGAGGTGGCCATCGTTCGGGAACTGGCCGACCTGCTGGCCCTTCGCAACGTGGCCACCAGCCTGCCCGACATTCGCGCCAACGCCCGCATGCTGGTGGCGATGCTCGCCCGGCGGGGCGTCGCGGCCCGGATCCTGGAAGCCGGTGATGCCCCGCCGGCGGTCTACGGCGAATTGTTGACCCCCGGCGCCACGAAGACCGTGGTGTTCTACGCTCATTACGACGGCCAACCGGTCGACTCAAGCCGATGGACGGGCAACCCCTGGACGCCGGTACTCCGCTCCGGAACAAAGGAACTCTCCTTGGCGGGGACGAACGGTCGTTTTGACCCGGAGTCGAGGATCTTTGCCCGCTCGGCGAGTGACGACAAATCACCGATCGTGGCCATGCTGACCGCGCTCGACGCGCTCGCGGCCAATCAGATACCGAGGTCGGTCAACCTCAAGTTTTTCCTCGAAGGCGAAGAAGAGGCCGGATCGGTCAACCTCCGGGCCATTTTGTCTAAATACCGCGACTTGCTGAAGGCAGATTTTTGGATCTTCGGCGATGGACCCGTTCATCAATCCGGGGCGGCTCAGGCGGTGTTCGGCGTGCGTGGGGTCATCGGGGCCAACCTGACGATCTATGGGCCGGCACGGCCGCTTCATAGCGGGCACTACGGGAACTGGGCCCCCAACCCCAATGCCCTGATGGTCCAGCTGTTGGCCTCGATGCGGGATTCAGAGAGTCGGATCAATATCCCGGGATTCTACGACGACGTGGCCCCGTTGACCGACGCGGATCGAGCCGCGTTCCGGTCGATGCCGGCCGTCGAAGAGCAACTGGCCGGCGAACTCCGGCTCGGGCGGACTGAAGGGGCGCCAGCCAGCTTGGCCGAGCAGTTGGCACTTCCTGCCCTCAACCTGAGCGGACTGTCCGGCGGCCGGGCCACCGGTGGCGGCGCCAATGTGATCGTGGCCGAGTCCGACGCCTATCTCGATTTTCGGCTGGTACCCAACCAGACACCGGCCCGGGTCCGACGCTTGGTCGAGGATCATTTCCGGCGCCAAGGATTTCAGGTCGTTGAAGCGGCGCCGGACTCCGCCACCCGCCGGCGGTACCCCAAGATCATTCGGGTGGTATGGTCGGGAGGATACGGGGCTGCCCGGACCGGCCTCGAGATCCCGGGGGGACGGGCCTTGCTGGCCGCCGCCGACCAGGCCCTGGGCCACCCGATCATCCGGGTGCCGACCCTTGGCGGGAGCCTCCCACTCTTCGATTTCGTGGACCTCCTCGGGGTGCCGTTCGCGATCCTGCCGATCGTCAACCACGATAACAACCAGCACGCGGAAAACGAGAACCTCCGGCTCCAGAACCTCTGGGACGGAATCGAGCTATACGGCGGGGTACTGGCCAACATGGGGCGGGAGTGGCGCCTGGTTCCCTGA
- the speB gene encoding agmatinase, translating into MPQTVALLGVPFDAEGSFERGPALAPAAIRAALRRESSNTSTEGGLDVADPGILVDAGDLDFTGLDGAAIRARIEAGVAEVLESGSTPLILGGDHSITYPVLRAVARRFPNLNLLHFDAHPDLYDSFEGSRFSHACPFARIMEEKLATRLVQVGIRTLSRPLREQATRFGVEIHEMRHWTGPISFSFEGPLYISLDIDVLDPAFAPGISHPEPGGLSVRDVLAVIQRVTAERFVGADVVELNPVNDPSPRTGLVAAKFVKELTERLYLGAS; encoded by the coding sequence ATGCCTCAGACGGTGGCGCTACTTGGGGTGCCCTTCGACGCGGAGGGCTCTTTTGAACGAGGGCCTGCGCTGGCCCCGGCCGCGATTCGGGCCGCACTTCGCCGGGAATCGAGCAACACCTCGACCGAAGGCGGGCTCGATGTGGCCGACCCCGGCATCTTGGTCGATGCCGGAGATCTCGACTTCACCGGCCTCGACGGGGCCGCCATTCGGGCTCGGATTGAAGCCGGCGTCGCCGAGGTCCTCGAGTCCGGCTCGACCCCCTTGATCCTGGGTGGCGACCATTCGATCACCTACCCGGTGCTCCGGGCGGTGGCCCGTCGCTTCCCCAACCTCAACCTGCTGCACTTCGATGCCCACCCTGACCTGTACGACAGCTTCGAGGGCAGCCGATTCTCCCATGCCTGTCCGTTTGCCCGGATCATGGAGGAAAAGCTGGCCACCCGGTTGGTCCAAGTCGGAATCCGGACGTTGAGCCGCCCGCTTCGCGAACAGGCCACGAGGTTCGGGGTTGAAATCCACGAGATGCGGCACTGGACCGGTCCGATCAGCTTTTCATTTGAGGGCCCGCTCTACATCTCACTCGACATCGACGTGCTCGATCCGGCATTCGCGCCTGGAATCTCCCATCCGGAACCGGGCGGGCTCTCGGTCCGCGATGTGCTCGCGGTCATCCAGCGGGTCACGGCGGAACGTTTCGTCGGGGCGGACGTGGTGGAACTCAACCCGGTCAATGATCCGTCGCCCCGGACTGGGCTGGTGGCCGCCAAATTCGTCAAGGAACTCACCGAGCGACTCTACCTCGGCGCGTCGTAG
- a CDS encoding NINE protein encodes MGNVSDKSRTVSLVLGLMLGVFGAHRFYVGKFGTGLLMLCSAGGLGIWYLIDNIMIASGGFRDADGRRVLRWDPETADELAGAPKELLDELYALRTEMNELHERVDFNERLLAKRTGPPDQR; translated from the coding sequence ATGGGTAATGTTTCCGACAAGAGCCGGACGGTCTCGCTGGTTCTGGGTCTGATGCTGGGGGTTTTCGGGGCTCACCGATTCTACGTCGGGAAGTTCGGGACCGGGTTGTTGATGCTCTGCTCCGCCGGCGGTCTCGGGATTTGGTATCTGATCGACAATATCATGATTGCCTCGGGCGGGTTTCGCGACGCGGACGGGCGTCGAGTGCTCCGGTGGGACCCGGAAACCGCGGACGAGCTCGCGGGGGCGCCGAAGGAATTGCTCGACGAACTGTACGCGCTCCGCACCGAAATGAACGAGCTCCACGAACGGGTCGACTTCAACGAGCGCCTGCTGGCCAAACGGACCGGCCCCCCCGATCAGCGCTAG
- a CDS encoding MOSC domain-containing protein has protein sequence MLRITHLNIYPLKSGAGIAVERFDLDRFGPENDRRWMVVDTDGALVTQRENVALRRVAAAPAPERLTLKAPGQLDLEVPRDDQAPRRTVRVWNDQVDAVDAGDPAAQWLSDFLGQAVRLAYFPSWATRRTDKDYDPIGSEVGFADGYPILVIGQASLDDLNQRLATPLPMNRFRPNVVVSGTTPYEEDTWRRFSSGPVAFDAVKPCARCVMTTTDQDTGERAPEPLRTLATFRKQGSAVMFGMNVVHRGPGTLRVGDTMTVETRA, from the coding sequence ATGCTCCGGATTACCCATCTGAACATCTATCCGCTCAAGAGCGGGGCGGGCATCGCCGTCGAACGGTTCGATCTCGACCGCTTCGGGCCCGAGAACGACCGCCGCTGGATGGTGGTCGACACCGACGGAGCCCTGGTAACCCAGCGCGAGAACGTCGCGCTCCGCCGCGTGGCCGCCGCTCCCGCCCCCGAGCGGCTCACCCTCAAGGCGCCGGGCCAACTGGACCTCGAGGTTCCCCGAGACGACCAGGCACCCCGCCGCACCGTCAGGGTCTGGAACGACCAAGTGGACGCCGTCGACGCCGGGGACCCGGCCGCCCAATGGCTCAGCGATTTCCTCGGTCAGGCGGTCCGGCTGGCCTACTTTCCGAGTTGGGCCACCCGCCGTACCGATAAAGACTACGACCCGATCGGAAGCGAGGTCGGGTTCGCCGACGGCTATCCGATTCTGGTGATCGGCCAGGCGTCGCTCGATGACCTGAACCAGCGCCTGGCCACCCCGCTCCCGATGAACCGGTTCCGGCCCAATGTCGTGGTCAGCGGAACGACACCGTATGAAGAAGACACTTGGCGGCGGTTCTCGAGTGGCCCGGTTGCCTTCGACGCGGTCAAGCCTTGTGCCCGATGCGTCATGACGACGACCGATCAAGACACCGGCGAACGAGCCCCGGAGCCCCTGCGAACGCTGGCGACGTTTCGGAAACAGGGCAGCGCCGTCATGTTCGGGATGAACGTGGTGCACCGCGGACCCGGGACCCTCCGGGTGGGCGACACCATGACCGTCGAGACCCGGGCCTAG
- a CDS encoding M42 family peptidase, translated as MDQSSVDFLKALLSTPGPSGFEAAPASVWRTEASRFADHVVADVSGNSMATLTGAKGGPVVMLAGHIDEIGLMVLNIDENGYLWFDTIGGWDEQVLVGQRVVLLGRGGPVRGVVGKKAIHLMDKEDREKASKVKDLWIDIGAASRAEAAERIRVGDAGVIDSSVLEFPNGRWVSRSIDNRIGAFVVLEALRRLAQDRPVATVTAVATAQEEIAYTGGGARTSATTLVPTVAIAVDVTHATDTPGIENNRHGDVKLGGGPVLSRGSSANPRVVDLLALVAAAEGIPFAWHASPKYTATDADAIFTSFRGVATGLVSVPNRYMHSPNEMIVLEDLDRTAALLAGFVRRVTTDTSFIP; from the coding sequence ATGGACCAGAGTTCAGTTGATTTCCTGAAGGCGCTGCTCAGTACCCCGGGTCCGTCGGGATTCGAGGCGGCCCCGGCATCGGTCTGGCGAACCGAGGCCTCCCGGTTCGCCGACCACGTCGTCGCCGACGTCAGCGGCAACTCGATGGCGACGCTCACCGGCGCCAAAGGCGGGCCGGTCGTGATGCTGGCCGGCCATATCGATGAAATCGGGCTGATGGTCCTCAATATCGATGAGAACGGGTACCTCTGGTTCGATACGATCGGGGGATGGGACGAGCAGGTGTTGGTCGGCCAGCGGGTGGTGTTGCTGGGCCGGGGCGGGCCAGTGCGGGGCGTCGTCGGCAAAAAGGCGATCCACTTGATGGACAAAGAGGATCGAGAGAAGGCCAGCAAGGTCAAGGATCTCTGGATCGACATCGGCGCAGCGTCTCGGGCGGAGGCGGCCGAGCGGATTCGAGTCGGCGATGCGGGCGTCATCGACAGCTCGGTGCTCGAGTTCCCGAACGGCCGCTGGGTGAGCCGGAGCATCGACAACCGGATCGGGGCGTTTGTGGTGCTCGAAGCCCTCCGGCGGCTGGCCCAGGATCGTCCGGTGGCCACGGTCACGGCCGTCGCCACGGCCCAAGAAGAAATTGCCTACACCGGGGGCGGGGCCCGGACGTCGGCCACGACGCTGGTGCCGACCGTGGCCATTGCCGTCGACGTGACCCACGCTACTGATACGCCGGGCATTGAGAACAATCGGCATGGCGACGTGAAGCTCGGAGGCGGGCCGGTGCTGTCTCGGGGCTCATCGGCCAATCCCCGGGTGGTGGATCTTCTGGCTCTGGTGGCCGCGGCCGAGGGAATTCCGTTCGCGTGGCACGCCTCGCCGAAGTACACGGCGACCGACGCGGACGCGATCTTCACCTCGTTTCGTGGGGTGGCCACCGGGTTGGTGTCGGTTCCGAACCGCTATATGCACAGTCCCAACGAGATGATCGTGTTGGAGGACCTCGACCGGACCGCGGCGCTCTTGGCTGGATTTGTCCGGCGGGTCACCACCGACACCTCCTTTATTCCCTGA
- a CDS encoding M28 family peptidase, with product MALHRVTMLVGLGLVAGVSAVAAQTSAAQTSAARAIREDIKYLASDELGGRFTGSEGGKRAAQYLARRFGAVGAKPGVPGWLQLFTIAADVPGVKDLPEGSRPTGSINVVATIPGRDPALRGEYVIVGAHYDHLGHGNRSSSLGNIGEIHNGADDNASGSVALIEIARQLAGKPPGRSVVLVAFSGEELGLLGSAAYVRSPPVPMDKTVAMVNLDMVGRLKNDRLLVFGSETATEFPVLLDSLNAGPKFDLKYSGDGFGRSDQQSFYLAKKPVLHVFTDLHEDYHRPTDDWEKLNLAGLEKVATYATSIVRALADRTAPLSFVFKAPPPPQPVVGNQPGGAASLGTIPDMASGGPGVRLSGVRPDSPADRAGLREGDILEGLGPLDIADLQGMTDALRQHRPGDTVMVRFRRGARQDSVKAVLGRRGG from the coding sequence ATGGCGTTGCATCGAGTGACAATGTTGGTCGGGCTCGGGCTGGTGGCAGGAGTCTCGGCAGTGGCGGCCCAGACGAGCGCGGCCCAGACGAGCGCGGCCCGGGCGATTCGCGAGGACATCAAGTATCTCGCGTCGGATGAGCTCGGCGGCCGGTTTACCGGCAGTGAGGGCGGCAAGCGCGCAGCGCAGTATTTGGCCCGCCGGTTCGGGGCGGTCGGTGCCAAGCCTGGCGTGCCGGGGTGGCTGCAATTGTTTACCATCGCCGCCGACGTGCCGGGCGTCAAAGACCTGCCGGAGGGAAGCCGGCCCACCGGATCGATCAATGTCGTGGCCACCATCCCCGGCCGCGACCCGGCCCTTCGCGGGGAATACGTCATCGTCGGAGCCCATTACGACCACTTGGGCCACGGCAACCGGTCGAGTTCGCTCGGCAACATCGGCGAGATCCACAACGGGGCCGACGACAATGCCTCGGGGTCGGTCGCGTTGATTGAAATCGCGAGACAACTCGCGGGCAAGCCCCCGGGCCGCTCGGTGGTGCTGGTGGCGTTCTCCGGCGAGGAGCTTGGCCTCCTGGGCTCGGCGGCCTACGTCCGGTCGCCGCCGGTGCCGATGGACAAAACGGTGGCGATGGTGAATCTCGACATGGTGGGGCGGCTCAAGAACGACCGGCTGTTGGTGTTCGGCTCCGAAACCGCCACCGAGTTTCCAGTCCTGCTCGATTCCTTGAATGCCGGGCCGAAATTCGATCTCAAATATTCGGGCGACGGTTTTGGGCGGAGCGACCAGCAGTCGTTTTATCTCGCCAAGAAACCGGTGCTGCACGTGTTCACCGATCTGCACGAGGACTACCACCGCCCGACGGACGATTGGGAAAAGCTCAACTTGGCCGGGCTCGAAAAAGTAGCGACGTATGCCACCTCGATCGTCCGGGCCCTCGCGGATCGCACCGCGCCGCTCAGTTTCGTGTTCAAGGCGCCGCCGCCGCCCCAGCCGGTGGTGGGCAACCAACCAGGCGGGGCTGCTTCCCTCGGGACGATTCCTGATATGGCCTCCGGGGGTCCGGGGGTCCGGCTCTCGGGGGTTCGGCCCGACAGTCCCGCGGATCGGGCCGGGCTTCGGGAAGGCGACATTCTGGAAGGCCTTGGGCCGCTCGACATTGCCGATCTGCAGGGCATGACCGACGCGCTCCGGCAGCATCGCCCTGGCGACACGGTCATGGTCCGGTTCCGCCGGGGTGCCCGCCAGGACTCGGTCAAGGCGGTCCTCGGCCGCCGGGGCGGCTGA
- a CDS encoding GAF domain-containing protein, translated as MPILDGDKIVAALRGAFTRDVGRQAMLQLAADRIRAAGPPYTSVYLYMLHGDLLELEAFTGRVTDHTRIPVGQGVCGTAVATGEDQNVGDVRAVGNYLACNLDTRSELVVLIKRGALILGQIDVDSDVPDPFTAAEYGETKKVADALAVLL; from the coding sequence ATGCCGATTCTCGACGGCGACAAGATCGTGGCGGCCCTCCGTGGCGCATTTACCCGCGACGTCGGGCGCCAAGCCATGCTCCAACTCGCGGCCGATCGGATTCGGGCCGCCGGGCCGCCGTACACCTCGGTGTACCTCTACATGCTCCACGGGGATTTGCTGGAACTCGAGGCCTTTACGGGCCGGGTGACCGATCATACCCGGATTCCCGTGGGGCAGGGAGTGTGCGGAACCGCCGTGGCCACGGGTGAGGACCAGAATGTCGGCGACGTGCGGGCCGTCGGCAATTACCTGGCCTGCAATCTCGATACTCGGTCGGAGCTCGTTGTCTTGATTAAGCGGGGCGCGTTGATCTTGGGCCAAATCGACGTCGACAGCGATGTCCCCGACCCCTTTACCGCCGCCGAGTACGGGGAAACAAAAAAAGTCGCCGACGCCTTGGCCGTCCTGCTGTAG
- a CDS encoding histone deacetylase yields the protein MRPAVSRAWSSARWSMALPVGHRFPMGKYQMVRDGVIAAGLLPAEAIREPERISRDGLALVHEARYIDAVLDGTLTAAEVRRLGFPWSPLLPERSLRTAQGTLEACRDALAVGAGINLAGGTHHAFPAHGEGYCVFNDVAIAIRTLEREGRIGRAAIVDLDVHQGNGTAKIFEDDPDVMTFSMHGERNYPFRKERSWRDVELPDGTGDRDYLGQLDHHLDDVLDSARPDLVVYIAGADPYEGDRLGRLKMTIEGLRVRDAKVLDACRHRGIPVAVVMGGGYAHDLADLVTIHANTVRELLARYG from the coding sequence ATGCGTCCCGCCGTCTCTCGGGCCTGGTCGTCGGCGCGGTGGTCGATGGCGTTGCCGGTGGGGCACCGGTTTCCCATGGGAAAATATCAAATGGTGCGGGACGGTGTCATCGCGGCCGGTCTGCTACCGGCTGAGGCGATTCGCGAACCCGAACGGATCAGCCGCGATGGGTTGGCGCTGGTCCACGAGGCGCGGTACATCGATGCGGTGCTCGACGGCACCCTGACCGCCGCGGAGGTCCGGAGGCTCGGTTTCCCCTGGAGCCCGCTCCTTCCCGAGCGGTCCTTGCGGACCGCCCAGGGAACGTTGGAGGCGTGCCGCGATGCCTTGGCCGTCGGTGCCGGGATCAATTTGGCCGGAGGTACCCACCATGCTTTTCCGGCCCATGGCGAGGGGTACTGTGTGTTCAACGACGTGGCGATTGCGATCCGGACCTTGGAGCGGGAAGGCCGAATCGGGCGCGCGGCGATCGTCGATCTCGACGTCCACCAGGGGAATGGGACCGCCAAGATTTTCGAGGATGATCCGGATGTCATGACGTTCTCGATGCACGGCGAGCGGAATTATCCCTTTCGAAAGGAGCGGAGTTGGCGTGACGTCGAGTTGCCGGACGGCACCGGCGACCGTGACTACTTGGGACAACTCGATCACCATCTCGATGACGTGCTCGACTCGGCCCGCCCGGACTTGGTGGTGTACATTGCGGGCGCCGACCCCTACGAGGGTGACCGGTTGGGCCGGCTCAAGATGACGATCGAGGGGCTCCGGGTCCGCGATGCCAAGGTGCTCGACGCCTGTCGGCATCGGGGAATTCCGGTGGCGGTCGTGATGGGTGGCGGCTATGCCCACGACTTGGCGGATCTGGTCACGATTCACGCGAACACGGTGCGGGAGCTCTTGGCGCGGTATGGGTGA
- a CDS encoding alpha/beta hydrolase, with protein sequence MAAMPTTWRIWSRFTRTRCGSSWRGMGEMTTTRSVRGVSLFERRTGDGPPTVVLHGGPGAHHDYLLPGFDRLAGGRTLVYYDQRGGGRSAVDREVAVGWREQIADLDALRGLWGLDRLSLAGYSWGGLLAVLYALEHPEQVASLALVSAAPMWRGAREEYERRLAARNAAPVVVEARRRVQAGGLRELDQESYRQRMFEFSVAGYFHDPALARDLRPFRITGRTQQAVWDSLGEFDLRPRLASLAAIPAVVVHGEDDPIPVETAEALAALLHAPLCRIPACGHVPYVEAPDQFVAALDSFLPKSPA encoded by the coding sequence GTGGCGGCTATGCCCACGACTTGGCGGATCTGGTCACGATTCACGCGAACACGGTGCGGGAGCTCTTGGCGCGGTATGGGTGAAATGACCACCACCCGTTCGGTTCGCGGGGTGTCTCTGTTCGAACGGCGAACCGGTGACGGCCCGCCGACGGTGGTGTTGCACGGGGGCCCCGGAGCGCATCACGACTATCTCCTGCCTGGATTCGACCGGTTGGCGGGGGGCCGGACGTTGGTGTACTACGATCAGCGGGGCGGGGGCCGCTCGGCCGTGGATCGCGAGGTGGCGGTGGGCTGGCGGGAACAGATAGCTGACCTCGACGCGCTCCGCGGGCTCTGGGGACTCGACCGGCTTTCCTTGGCCGGCTATTCCTGGGGCGGTTTGTTGGCCGTGCTCTACGCGCTCGAACATCCGGAGCAGGTGGCGTCGCTGGCGCTGGTGTCGGCGGCGCCGATGTGGCGGGGGGCCCGTGAGGAGTACGAACGCCGGCTGGCCGCCCGAAACGCCGCGCCCGTCGTTGTCGAAGCTCGCCGCCGGGTCCAGGCCGGCGGCCTTCGCGAACTCGACCAAGAAAGCTATCGTCAGCGCATGTTCGAGTTTTCCGTTGCCGGGTATTTCCATGATCCGGCCCTGGCCCGGGACCTTCGGCCGTTTCGGATTACCGGCCGGACCCAACAGGCGGTGTGGGACAGTTTGGGCGAATTCGACCTTCGGCCCCGGCTCGCAAGTCTCGCGGCGATTCCGGCCGTCGTGGTCCACGGCGAGGACGATCCGATTCCGGTCGAGACGGCCGAGGCGCTGGCCGCCTTGCTTCACGCGCCGTTGTGCCGGATCCCCGCCTGTGGTCACGTGCCCTACGTCGAAGCGCCCGACCAATTCGTCGCGGCTCTCGATTCGTTCTTGCCCAAGAGTCCGGCATGA
- a CDS encoding histidinol-phosphatase, with translation MTVDRQAVARVLDQIAEHLELQNENPLKIRAFRMGARTTVRVAGEPEQWLADGVLDDVPGIGAGIQAVIRDLVQSGRSTMLDELREHVPPGLIEMLRISGLGVAKVRTIHERLHLDSIPELEAAARDGRLAALPGFGTKTAENVLRGIARLRQAATYRLIHHAGEEAARLESTLGQVPGVTAAIAAGEVRRGLELVRDMVVVLVANEPPEQVLKAIAALPGVDEFGGQDERRATIRFAGGESAQVIVTPEANLGAVLLQATGSPAHLQQLVTLAGTKGYTLRGAALWRGSEFVATPDEATVYQALGMAWIPPELREGLGEVEGGLPRLVERSDLQGLIHCHTSYSDGSFSVRDLGRICGQAGYGYVGITDHSGTAAYSGGLSESDLRRQWDEIDRTNQEPGGARVLKGIEADILADGRLGYSDAVLEGFDFVIASVHNRFEMNRDQMTERILAVMDHPAVTILGHPTGRLLLARDPYQLDHARIFSKAAATGVAIEINADPQRLDLDWRLVREAKLAGVTISIGADAHSEAGLDNVRFGIMMARKGWLTAADVLNARPVEGFLEFAAARRRS, from the coding sequence ATGACCGTCGATCGGCAAGCGGTGGCCCGGGTCTTGGATCAGATCGCCGAACATCTCGAGCTTCAGAACGAGAATCCGCTCAAGATCCGGGCGTTTCGGATGGGGGCGCGGACCACCGTGAGGGTCGCCGGGGAACCGGAGCAGTGGCTGGCCGACGGTGTGCTCGATGACGTGCCGGGGATCGGCGCGGGGATTCAGGCCGTGATTCGTGATTTGGTGCAGTCGGGCCGATCGACGATGCTGGACGAGCTTCGGGAGCACGTGCCGCCGGGGCTGATCGAGATGTTGAGGATTTCGGGGCTCGGCGTGGCCAAGGTCCGGACCATTCATGAGCGCCTTCATCTCGACTCGATTCCGGAGCTCGAGGCGGCCGCCCGGGATGGCCGGCTGGCCGCGCTGCCCGGATTCGGGACCAAGACGGCGGAGAACGTCCTTCGGGGGATTGCCCGGCTCCGTCAGGCGGCGACCTACCGGCTGATTCACCATGCGGGCGAGGAGGCGGCCCGGCTCGAATCAACGCTCGGACAGGTGCCTGGTGTCACGGCGGCCATCGCGGCCGGCGAGGTGCGTCGCGGCCTCGAATTGGTCCGGGACATGGTCGTCGTGCTGGTTGCCAACGAACCGCCGGAGCAGGTGCTCAAGGCCATCGCGGCCTTGCCGGGTGTGGATGAGTTCGGGGGGCAGGACGAGCGGCGGGCCACGATTCGGTTTGCCGGGGGTGAAAGCGCCCAGGTCATCGTCACGCCCGAAGCCAATCTCGGCGCGGTCTTGTTGCAGGCCACCGGCAGCCCGGCACACCTCCAGCAGTTGGTGACACTGGCCGGCACCAAGGGCTACACGCTCCGGGGGGCGGCGCTCTGGCGCGGCAGTGAGTTCGTGGCCACCCCAGACGAGGCCACCGTATACCAGGCGTTAGGCATGGCCTGGATTCCTCCCGAACTTCGCGAGGGGCTCGGTGAGGTCGAGGGCGGGTTACCGCGGTTGGTCGAACGGTCCGATCTCCAAGGTCTGATCCACTGCCACACTAGTTACTCGGACGGGAGTTTTTCGGTTCGGGACTTGGGCCGGATCTGCGGGCAAGCGGGGTATGGCTATGTCGGCATTACCGACCATAGCGGCACCGCGGCCTACAGCGGCGGATTGAGCGAATCCGACCTGCGGCGCCAGTGGGACGAGATCGACCGGACGAATCAGGAGCCCGGAGGTGCCCGGGTGCTCAAAGGCATCGAGGCCGACATCTTGGCCGACGGCCGGCTCGGATATTCCGATGCCGTACTCGAGGGCTTCGACTTCGTGATCGCCTCGGTCCACAACCGGTTCGAAATGAACCGCGACCAGATGACTGAGCGGATCCTCGCGGTCATGGATCATCCGGCCGTCACCATTTTGGGCCATCCGACCGGCCGGCTCCTGCTGGCCCGTGATCCGTATCAACTGGATCATGCCCGGATTTTTTCCAAAGCCGCCGCGACGGGAGTGGCCATCGAGATCAACGCCGACCCGCAGCGGCTCGATCTCGATTGGCGGTTGGTTCGGGAAGCGAAGTTGGCCGGGGTCACGATCTCGATCGGCGCAGACGCTCACTCAGAGGCTGGTCTCGACAACGTACGGTTCGGCATCATGATGGCTCGCAAAGGCTGGCTCACGGCCGCCGACGTCCTGAACGCCCGTCCAGTTGAGGGCTTCCTCGAGTTTGCGGCGGCCCGGCGGAGATCCTAA
- the nth gene encoding endonuclease III, which yields MAESAADRTKRAKKILAKLKAEYPDAHCALDHRTPFELLAATILSAQCTDVRVNLVTPALFAKYPTARDLAAARPEDVEDLVRSTGFFRNKTKSLIGMATAVAERHGGEVPKDMEALCVLPGVGRKTANVVLGNAFGINHGVVVDTHVGRLSGLLKLTKHQDPEKVERDLMALVPRDDWTLVSHWLITHGRAVCIARRPQCGRCVLAKLCPSAAAPE from the coding sequence ATGGCTGAATCAGCGGCGGACCGAACCAAGCGGGCGAAGAAGATCCTGGCCAAACTCAAGGCCGAGTATCCCGATGCCCATTGCGCCCTCGATCACCGAACCCCGTTCGAGTTGCTGGCCGCCACCATTCTCTCGGCGCAATGCACCGACGTCCGGGTCAACCTGGTGACGCCGGCGTTGTTCGCCAAATATCCGACGGCTCGCGATCTGGCCGCCGCGCGGCCCGAGGATGTCGAGGACTTGGTCCGGTCCACCGGATTCTTCCGGAACAAGACCAAGAGCTTGATCGGGATGGCCACGGCGGTGGCGGAGCGGCACGGGGGTGAGGTTCCGAAGGACATGGAAGCCCTCTGCGTGCTGCCCGGGGTGGGCCGAAAGACCGCGAATGTGGTGTTGGGGAACGCGTTCGGCATCAATCACGGGGTCGTCGTCGATACCCACGTGGGCCGGCTCTCCGGGCTGCTCAAGCTCACCAAACACCAAGATCCCGAGAAAGTCGAGCGTGATCTGATGGCGCTCGTTCCTCGGGACGATTGGACCCTGGTCTCGCATTGGCTGATCACCCACGGCCGGGCGGTCTGCATTGCCCGCCGCCCGCAGTGCGGGCGGTGTGTCCTGGCTAAGCTCTGCCCGTCAGCTGCCGCCCCCGAGTAG